One Sulfurirhabdus autotrophica DNA window includes the following coding sequences:
- the lolA gene encoding outer membrane lipoprotein chaperone LolA, whose translation MKIRFQLILVLLFSFFLSFSASASSLDKLKNFIQQTHSAKAHFTQSVFSKSARPGQESSGTMQFMRPGKFRWTYEKPYEQLIVGDGVKLWVYDAELNQVTVRKLDQAIGSSPAALLAGNNEIEKFFTLKDVGLKEGLEWLEATPKGNESTFESVRMGFGPAGLQVMELHDNFGQITLIRFSAIERNPKAVADLFKFVPPKGADVIGE comes from the coding sequence ATGAAAATTCGCTTTCAATTAATATTGGTATTATTGTTTTCGTTCTTCCTCTCATTTTCAGCGAGTGCGTCCAGTCTCGATAAACTGAAAAACTTTATCCAGCAAACCCATTCAGCAAAAGCGCATTTCACTCAATCGGTATTCAGTAAAAGTGCTCGCCCTGGCCAGGAATCGAGCGGCACGATGCAATTTATGCGGCCTGGAAAATTTCGCTGGACCTATGAAAAGCCCTATGAACAATTGATTGTTGGTGATGGAGTTAAGCTTTGGGTGTATGACGCAGAACTTAATCAGGTAACAGTGCGAAAACTGGATCAGGCAATTGGAAGTTCACCTGCGGCATTACTTGCGGGGAATAATGAAATTGAAAAATTCTTTACTTTGAAAGATGTGGGCTTGAAAGAAGGGTTAGAATGGCTCGAAGCAACACCAAAGGGAAACGAAAGCACCTTTGAAAGTGTGCGCATGGGTTTTGGACCAGCGGGTCTGCAGGTTATGGAATTACATGATAATTTTGGCCAGATTACGCTGATTCGTTTTTCTGCAATTGAGCGCAATCCTAAAGCTGTGGCCGATCTGTTTAAGTTTGTGCCGCCTAAAGGCGCGGATGTGATTGGTGAGTGA
- a CDS encoding replication-associated recombination protein A: MSDLFTQPSVQPPFAEQLRPKILDDVIGQSHLLGKGKPLRLAFDSRKLHSMILWGPPGVGKTTLARLTANAFDADFIALSAVLSGVKDIREAIDKAKLNLEQYGKHTILFVDEVHRFNKSQQDAFLPFVESGLVTFIGATTENPSFEVNSALLSRAQVYVLQALNEAELTQLFDRAHQQFMPDLAISDDAKALLVGYADGDARRLLNLLEQINTAAMTSEVSQVDEPFVREALAKSGRRFDKGGEEFYDQISALHKSVRGSNPDAALYWLCRMLDGGADALYLGRRIIRMASEDIGLADPRALRLTLDAVETYERLGSPEGELALAQAIIYLAAAPKSNAVYVAYNNARAFIKNDKTRPVPLYLRNAPTKLMKELGYGHAYRYAHDEPDAYAAGENYLPEGMADMNFYEPTPRGLEAKIGERLAYLRSLDEQVRKRK; this comes from the coding sequence GTGAGTGATCTATTTACTCAGCCATCCGTACAACCCCCTTTTGCGGAGCAGTTACGCCCCAAAATACTGGATGATGTAATCGGCCAGTCGCACTTGTTGGGTAAAGGCAAGCCACTTCGTTTGGCTTTTGATTCGCGCAAATTGCACTCCATGATTCTTTGGGGACCCCCCGGTGTTGGAAAAACCACGCTTGCTCGGCTCACGGCAAATGCTTTTGACGCTGATTTTATTGCGCTTTCTGCTGTGTTGTCCGGTGTAAAAGATATTCGAGAAGCGATAGACAAAGCAAAGTTGAATTTGGAACAATATGGCAAGCATACCATTCTGTTTGTTGATGAAGTGCATCGCTTCAATAAATCCCAGCAAGATGCTTTTTTGCCTTTTGTAGAATCCGGGCTGGTTACGTTCATTGGCGCAACAACTGAGAATCCCTCTTTTGAAGTGAATAGTGCTTTGTTATCTCGTGCACAGGTATATGTGCTTCAAGCACTGAATGAAGCGGAACTGACTCAACTTTTTGATCGTGCTCACCAACAGTTTATGCCTGACCTGGCGATTTCTGACGATGCAAAGGCGTTGCTGGTAGGCTATGCAGATGGCGATGCACGGCGACTACTTAATCTGCTTGAGCAGATTAATACAGCCGCAATGACTTCCGAAGTATCGCAAGTTGATGAGCCGTTTGTGCGTGAAGCATTGGCTAAGAGCGGGCGGAGGTTTGACAAGGGCGGGGAGGAATTCTACGATCAGATTTCCGCCTTGCACAAATCGGTGCGTGGATCGAATCCTGACGCAGCTTTATACTGGTTGTGTCGTATGCTGGATGGAGGTGCAGATGCACTTTATCTCGGCAGACGTATCATACGCATGGCATCGGAAGATATTGGCTTGGCTGACCCTAGAGCGCTCCGGTTAACGCTGGATGCAGTTGAAACATATGAACGGTTGGGAAGCCCAGAGGGTGAGTTGGCCTTGGCCCAAGCTATTATTTATCTTGCAGCAGCACCTAAAAGCAATGCGGTTTATGTAGCGTATAATAATGCCCGCGCATTTATCAAAAATGACAAGACGCGGCCTGTTCCGCTTTATTTACGTAATGCGCCAACAAAACTCATGAAAGAACTGGGTTACGGGCATGCTTATCGCTACGCGCACGATGAACCTGATGCGTACGCAGCGGGTGAAAATTATTTGCCAGAAGGTATGGCAGACATGAATTTTTATGAACCAACCCCGCGCGGATTGGAAGCAAAAATTGGCGAACGGCTTGCTTATTTGCGGTCGCTGGATGAACAAGTTAGAAAAAGAAAATAA